CAGGAGAGCTTTTTGGTAGACtactatgttctttgtttttccctccgATGAAAAAATGAACAGGCGTTCCGGAGAGCCCACTCTTGAGCACGCCACATAAAGCTGCCCGTGAGAAAAGCAAGGTTGCTCCAAGTTGATGCCAGCCACTCTGAGAGACTGTCCCTGGGCTTCATTGATAGTCATGGCAAAAGCCAACCTGGCTGGGAACTGAAGGcgcttgaaactgaaatggaaaagaaagaaaagagaaagctcctttctcggACTCTCTTTCTGtttccaaccatcactgtctctttcactcttccttatcactaataccaactctctgtctctctgtctttctgtctctctgtctccaaacaaccgctcttctctgtctgtctgtctctctctccctctctcactttttccatctttctcctacctaacacctcctcaactctctctctctctcttccttcccctctcgctcctttctcctactctttctctctctctctctctctctctctcttcctctccctgttgttcctttctcttactctctttctctctccaacaatcactgtctcttaccctctttcttctcagtaataccaactctctctctctctctctctctctctctctctctgtttgtcttttttcttctttcttctccctaacaccctgtctactctctctcactttctctccctctcattttctctctctgtcaacccccttctcaaaccagccattttgatgtcattgatgtatacatatgataagtcatatgtatacagaaatttgtaaagtaactaagtctacgggcatagccagccccgtttcacgggcagaaccagttcTGTTTCAGGGAATaccttctcacccttcggaggggggaagtagaaattttgggagcccgggctcccaggggtttccgggctcccgaacgtaggtctcgaccttccctgggtggaaacccatctccgttccgaatctcagtcccgtcagaccgcgCCTGGGTGCCCTACCTGGCCCCCTGGGGGGgtgcccataccaatcatacatacatacatacatacatacacgcattgccaaatatataatagatatacactaaaatgaaagataaaaaacttATATACAATACAAGTTTTTATTGtcgagtaacttgtatttcagtgCAGTACCTTGGTTTGTATTGCTTTATTCAGTGTGTTTagcatgtcaaaaaaaaaaaaattatgctgtaTTGTATGtcagttttttatctttcattttcgccattggtctcgaaacgtcaaatattatatatatatatatatatatatatatatatatatatatatatatatatatatatatatatatatacatatatatgttatatatatatatatatatatatactatatatatatatacatatatatatatgtatatatatatatatatatatatatatatcatatatatatatatatatatatatatatatatatatatatatataggatttgaGGATATATTAATAACCCACTACGGAACGCATGAAGGGAATAATAAGGGAAGAGTTCGTGTCAGTATAAAAGAGAGGCAAAGTGGGAGCCGTTTTCAAATGGTGTGGTCACGCTGAAAcaatgaattaacaaataaaagttaCTTAAACTTGTGCGCACACAAAGTGAATGCggataaaaaaagaagttaatgaaCAAGAAAGTTCGGGGTCAAAAGCGTAGCAAAGATGGAGGACCATAAGGATGCCTTGATGTCCAAAGAATCAGAAAATGAGAAGAAGGTTCAGCTCCAGTTCCtaatatctatccatctatcctATTCAAAGCCCAATATTGTCTTTCTCGTCCCTTAAATTTGAAAGGTGTGCTGGTTTCTTGCACTCCAAATGGGGGCGGGGCAGGCTTTgacccatgtgtgtgtgtgtgtgtatatatatatatatatatatatatatatatatatatatatatattatatatatatatatatatatatacatatacatatcaactaaaaaatcccccttcggttaacatatatatatatatatatatatatatatatatatatatatatatatatatatatatacatatatatatatatatatatatatatatatagatatatatatatatatatatatatataatatatatatatatttccgaggtacagcgaattagatattaagatacatttgcagcttaatagtTGAATATAAATCGGGTGATGTGAttaaaaatcatttatatatatatatatatatatatatatatatatatatgtgtgtatatatatatatatatatatatatatatatatatatatatatgtgtgtatatatatatatatatatatatatatatatatatatatatatatatatatatatatatatatatctatacttgatcacgaaaatatataaaaggtgatgctatgtataaataaaggtgatgccacggaggaaaatgaagagaCGAGAATTCCAAGAAATGTTGTGCCTCacgtaaagggtcgtgtagaccgaaagatcgtGGCAATttaagtcttttcattttcctccgtggcatcacctttatatatatatatatatatatatatatatatatatatatatatatatatatatataaatatataaatatatatatatatatatatatatatatatatatatatatatatatatatatatatatatatattctatatatatatatatatattacgtgtgtgtgtgttcaagcgAGAGTGGGTTTACCAAGAATGACGATATAAAACTGTTTTGCAAATAAACTTTAGTGAATAATTTTTAACTTCAAAATGCAAAAGCGACTTCCGAAACTGTACAATGAATATTCTTGTTACTAAATAGTCGGGAGAGAACGTGTCTTCATTAGGAATTCTGACAACAGTATTTTCTTTAAGGAAATGCTAGTTGATATTTGCATAGGAAGGAGTTTAAATCAAGGTCCCACAATAAGGTAATAAGAATTTATTAATCGTAACTTGCGAGCAAACACCAGAATGTCTTCATCATCGAATGCTATTTTCGGCTGaagatattattaatgaaaacactATTTTATATCTTAGCAACGTGAATTTAGACAAGAGGATTTTACGTTCCTTTAATTAGATATTCGGAGTAACCGAAccgatgtgttttttttatataaagtatattagtAATATAGATTACACATTAGTGTTGTTTCCAAGCAACTATCTGACACGAACATTTACGTACCTGTGCATGCCCACAAATAACTCAGGTTACCTACACGTACACCTACGTTCCTCCACACGCCTTTGAAGAGATAAAGCAAATGTATAAATTCATGATCATTTTACATATACGTACCGTACGTATGTTTGTACGCAAGTATGTATGTTTTAGTACCTGTATACGTATAGCAGATGCAGGTTTGTGaatatttacatttgtttaaAGTTATGCCAATGGGAAAACAGCTTTAAAGACTTGACAGCTataaattattgatatatatatatatatatatatatatatatatatatatatatatatatatatatatatatatatatatatatatatatatatagtgtgtgtgtgtgtgtgtgtgtgtgtgtgtgtgtgtgtgtgtgttttgaattcTTCGCATGAAAAACTTTCACAGCCCTTTCTTATATCGCCGCATAAAacgctgaaaagaaaaaaaaattacccgaaACAGAAATCAGGGTACGTTTTTCTTTAAGGTGCTGAATCGACAGGGAacttaatatgtgtgtgtgtgtgtgtgtgtgtctgtggctGTGTACACTGAAGAAGGTCTCGACGACGCTCCTGACCTTTCTGAAAGGGCAACCGACGCCCTTTGCAGCTTTTACTCAGCAATGTTTCCAAAACCCGAAAAAAATATGAGgttattttttgaaatatctgATAACATCGTTTATGAACCAGCTTTTAATACCCAAAAGCCGTTTTGTTATGATAGAATTCAGTCAATCTCttttacattcattattattattattattattattattattattattattattattattattattattattattattattattattattattattattattatccagaagatgaaacgTCTTCacatggacttgaaattcaagcgacCAAAGTTGTAAAATGAAGTAATATAGGGAACCGAAAAAGCCGTTGTAAGGGTCTCAAATTAAGACCAAATAAGGAATCAATATATTGaaaggaagcagaaaaaaagatGGAGAGAAAGATGGCATCAAGTTTCATccacaaaatacaacaaaaatctcTCAACAGtgacaaaaatattataataaatatgttaattcgagagagagagagagagagaggagagaggagagaagagagaaggagagagaagcagagagagaggagaaagagagagagagagaaaacggttgCAACGGGTACAATATGCTACAAGTAAGTTTTCTAGGTTATCTCGAGGGCGAGGGACAGAAACAATTTTTAAACATACTGGTGAAAAGTAATGTGTCTGTTgttaaaaccaataaaaagaaaaaaatacgatgGCAATGAGAAATAATGATCTCAATGAGGAAGCGGTAAGGAAGAGACGAGAGATGTGAGGGAGGAAgaatcagagagaaagagaaaaaaaggagtgaGGGCCGCCATATAGAAGTCTTGGAGTCCTCAATCCAAGCTTCTCCAATGCGTCCGCCGGCAAACATTTGCCAAGTCAATATCACACATCTAATCAAACATGACCCAACCCTAAAACATATTAGCGGCGGTTATTCTTTCAGTCCACGGGGAACCATGGGGtttccttgtttcttcttctctctctctctcctactcctctcctctcgtcatctcctctctctctctctctctcattcgatatACGGTAGGTGAAATATAGAAAAGACGATAGCAAGAGGATATTTTCGACACATTATTGAAAATTAatcccttttttctctctataagaaatattttttgttcttgttggaaaATATAGGGCGGCTTGGATATTGCAGTAGACATAAGTGGTGCCTTTCAACTTTTGTTCGTTTCCCATAGTCTGATGGCAAACTTCaaattttaatgtgtttttttttcgaaaCTGTCAAAGTATTTTAGAGCCAAGTTCCCGACAACTTGCGATCTTATCCCTCCTTAGATCATCTAATCATTTGTTGTTGGACAGGAGGAGCTCCTATGATAAATATTcgcaaaagacaagaaaaatttaaaaaacaataagcCAAATTATAACCTCCTCCCCGGAGAGAGAAATCGCTGCATCTTTTTCTATTCGTTGGAAGGAGTAATTTCAATATTTAAAAGGACGGAGTTAAACTGAAAAATAGCTTAAAGACATGATAGTCCGGGAACCAGTCTGAGAtgtatttgattttaaaattagAATTCCACAATGTCAGTGAATTTCTGAGGGAAATTATTAGTATCGTCAAACTGGACTCTTTATATAATACTCGCAAACTATCAATAATGCTGAATTTGAGAGTagctagaaataaaaagaaaatctttaatTTCACGGAGACTTCTTAACATTTATTCCGCGTCGTCAATTCTAAAGAAACATGAATGATGAACAGCCATAGTGGGAAaatgacacagacagacagagagagaaaagaattttatatatatatatatatatatatatatatatataatatatatatatatatatatatatatatatatagtatatatatatatatattatgaataattattacatcaccgtgattcatataaattattcgagctacgtatgtcctttaatatctaattcactctacctcggaattaatatattttcattttcatacatatatacatatatctaataaaggagcccataaaaaccaccaaaattgttttatacaatttatatatatatatatatatatatatatatatatatatatatatatatatatatctatatatatatatatatatatatatatatatatatatatatatatatatatcatatatatatatatcatatatatgtgtgtgtgtgtgtgtgtgtgtgtgtgtgtgtgtatatatatatgaattaatcacatcaccgtgattcatataaattattcggaattaatatattttcatatatgtaaaccaaagggtaATTTTCTAGTTGATGATAAATTAGTCCTctttgtgggttcgaaccaccgcccagaaGACCAGACTGACGTCCCGATTTCGTCTCTGGCGCCGCTGGGGGGTGGTCGAACCCACGAGagacgaaattatcatcactaaaaaaattccccttcggtttacatatatgaaaatacattaattccgaggaagcaagaattagatattaaaggacatttgtagctcgaataacatatatatatatatatatatatatatatatatatatatatacatatatatatatatatatatgtataagatatatatacatgatatatatatgatatatatatatatatatagtatatatatatatatatatatatatatatatacatatatatatatgacgcccTCAAATCAACCATGAATTGCCCAGAATTTAGCGACTGGCCATAAACACTCGTGTAAAATCACAGGACGGTCCATTAGCATTTTCCAGGTACGAAATGTCCCTCCACCGCATAGAGACGTTGGCCGGGCGCACCTGAGAAGTTACCTGGGCACACCTGAATCAACTCGACGACGAAACAAACGGAAGAGAGCGCCTGACTTTGCAGGTAAAAATAAAACGCTAAGTGCCATTATCTGCTAACATCCACAGCCTTTGAGACGGGCTTCCATATTAGGTCACGGACTTAAAAAGAGAGGGTACTTAAACACTTCCTTTGTGGAGGGAGATTTGTTAATTACACTTTCCGATTTCCCCCGGGACTAACAAGGCAGGTGACAAGGAAAATCCATAAATATTCGCCGAAGCATTTAAGCATTCAGTTATTTTCTCTCGAATGGAGGGACAtcaacaattgcattttttttctatttcagctgtttatttgtatatgactGATTTCTTTATTTGAATAAAGACGTTGTATAAATCTTGTAAAGAACAAATGTATGTTCCAACTACATGTCCTTAAAAATTACTGTAAtcatttatctgtatatatatatatatatatatatatatatatatatatatatatatatatatataatgtatgtatatatatatatatgtatatatatacagatatatgattACAGTAATTTTCCTGGACATGTAATTGGAAGGATAACATCTGTTCTTtatgagatataaatatatatataaatacctatatctatatatatatatatatatatatatatatatatatatatatatatatgtgtgtgtgtgtgtgtgtggtgtgtgtgtttgtggtgtgtgtgtatgtgtgtgtgtagtcacaCCTCGTATACACTCATATAACTCAGTATTGATGCTCATGCTTGAATTTCAAACTGGAGgtagtgtatgagagagagagagagagagagagagagaaatgatgataaCGCTACTGACAATAATCAGGAGAAGAAAAGGAATAGATAGAAACCGCAGGTAGGAAATCGGTGCAGAAAACCCCATGATAAATCCAACTTTATCGTTTAGGCAAATCTACCGAGTATAGGTTAGACTCAGACGCTGTGCACCGGCCATAGTAGACTGCTTCGGcatgaatattcattttttttttcttttttttcgcgcGCGCATTTTCGCGCCTAGTGTGTAATCGCGAAAATCTTCCGGATTAGACCGCAAACGGCGAAATAGGGGGGAAGTACTATCACACCTGCAAAGGCCTTGATAATCCCATTTCGAGGCTAACTGACGGACCCTCCCTGGGCAggagatgaaggaggaggaggcgggggggggggggggggggggggggggggggggggggtggggcggggggggtggggtaaATAGGTCTCTATCGCCCTTCAGATCTGCCGAGGGCCGAGTCATCTACGGCACAAGCCCCCAAACCCGAATCAAAGCGCCCATCCGTTCCTCTTTATACAAAATCAACGCCATTATGAAGGTAAGAGCTAACAtacacacacggagagagagaggagagagagagagagacgaggcatGACGTAATCCAAGGACCAGAGCACCTACGGGTTCTAATGGCTGATAAGGGTGCAAAACCTTACCTGATCTAACCTTAAACTGGGTCTTTAGCATAATAATTTTTAGATCCAGAGAATCgtggaaagttttttattttctttttaaatgtctcGTAACTACAGTTGTGTTTCTGTTGGTATAACATTACcaacattattcatttcataaatttttaGATAATACAGTATAATAATCGCCATGTGGTAAAGACCGTATCGCATAGTTTCAATTTATTTCCCAGAACATAAATACAAACTTAAAAGAATAACTAATATAGCACGAATAATACATTAACAGGAATTATGGAGAAATTATAAATTAAGTTAActgataaaaagtaaatataaacgataatataaatttcagtacaccagtggttattcagcaacgggaccaatggttttacgtgacttccgaaccacgtcgagagtgagcttctatcaccagaaatacacatctctcactcctcaatgggaatgcccgagaatcgaactcgtgaccaccgaggtgacaggccaagaccataccgccCGCGTCACTGAGGCGTCAGTATACAGTTGAAGACCAATTATCCAAATATCAATACCAGGAAAAGCACACGACCACAATGAAAGCTCCACTTCGCATTTACACActtgaaataaattcatttaatgGAGTATTAGAATGAATAATAACGTAACTAAAATTCAAAACGTTCGATATCTTTTCCCTGGAATGCGTTACCGACTAACAGCCTTTTTCCGTTTGTAAAGTTGCACGACGGCTTATGTCGGCATATCCTAGGCTCTATCATAAGAAAACTCGTTCAGATTGTGCTAAGGGACTGGGTGAGCTCCGGTATCTTGGCCTTCGTCTAATGTGCTATACGCACGTAAGCATGCCCCAGCATATGTGTACTCAAGAATTACGCTAAGTAAACTGCGTATGTATGAAGTTACCTTAAGCTGACTTATATTTCTATAACATAAGCGTATTTCAACAGTAAAACTATCGTTGAGCATAAGTCTACTGCAATTTTAATCATGATTAAGATTGCAGTGAATAACTCTCcctctgtgtatgtatattcgtatgtatgtaaacaaaaatataatagtaTTCAATCCccctatgtgtatgtatgttcctATGTATGCACAAAAATACACATGTATTCAAGTGAAAAACTACCACCGCATGCAACTCTTTTAAATTTGCATACTGTGGCCTCAGCTCACAAGaaggaggataaaaaaaaagtcatatcctGATGGAAGGAAGCCAAATGAACAGAAGAAAATAAAGTCAAACATTTGCCACATCCTTTTTAgctatgaaaattattttcacgGACATTTTCGAAAAAACCTCCACAAGTCGCATTTGTCATTTCCTTACAATAGGTAAgttagaaaagtttttttctgtgcaaggaaacaaaatttttctttatcGAAAGCATAAAATAGCTATGGAAAAAAGCTATTATATCATTGAACAAGTTATCAACTGAAATTTTTCCACAAAAACGAATTGTAAACAATATCAGCATATTTCTTGTTTTGTtccttgaaaatattataaagcACAAATATTCAACGAATTTTATAATGTCACTGAACAAGGTATCCACTTACATTTCTCAACATAAACGAGTTTGATacctttcaaaaaattcacctgcAAAATGaccacttgatttttttttcagcggCTCAAAATACCCTCTGGATAATTTCCCCCATACACGAACGTCCGTCCAAAAAGTGGCACCTCTGTAATGACCTAGCGGGACCGAGATAAATCGCCGGATTAATTACGAGCATCGTGATCCCGTAATTAAAGTTAAAATGGGATGCAATTATCTATGTAAATGACGTGCGATACGCGAGAACAAGAAGCGGCATTAACTTCATCACTTTTCTCGCGAGGCACAACAAAGATGACGGAGACAAAAGTGACTAGGTATTCCccaggtgaagaagaagaagaagaagaagaagaagaagaagaagaaaggaggagaaagaagacgaagaagaagaaaaagaagaagaagaacaggaagaagagaagaagacgcAGAGATGACCCTTGAGCTGCTTGTTGCAAAAACCACTTTGGGGGATTTGCGTGATGCTgctaacacgagagagagagagagagagagagagagagagagagagagagagagggggggggggggggaagaggccAAGGcctggaagggagggagggggggacctCCTTCCGCCAgagctcctcctcttcctacctctcgcATAcacaaagagagaagagagagaggagaagagagagagagagagagagagagagagagagaaaggaagaaagaaggaaaaagagagctGGCAAGACTGAGAGAGCAAGAAAggaaagaagcgagagagagagagagagagagagagagagagagagagagaaaagaagccaAGGACTGAGGGGGAGGGACCTCTCTTCCAGCCCTGAAGCCCTTCTCCTCTCCCTACTCTcacagagaagcagagagagagaagaggagagagagagagagagagagagagagaaggagaagacagAGGGGAAgtgaagagcgagagagagagagagagacgagatagagagaggagagagagagaagccaaggaATGGATGGGAAGGGGGGGTCtcttcctgccctgagccccttctcctcttcctacctctcacaaaGAAGCattgagacagagacagagaaaggaagaaagaagagaaagaaagaggggaaGATTGAGATAGCGAGAAAGgaaataagcgagagagagagagagagaccttaccttacagaccttacatcttgttcgggttgccccaggtccctcaatgtgtgaggcacctctaatgtctaccagagagttgctagtatctccggtatattttgcatcttccaatcttggatggtctgggatgcagtttagatatttgtcgagcttattcttaaacacatctacgctcactcctgtttcctgttatattcctcagatgagctggcaacgcattgaataggcgctgcattatcgatgctggtgcgtagtggattaatgtcctgtgtgatttccttatttttcctggtatatttttgggcactattaatctacctctgcttgctctttctgatatttttagctccatgatgttttcagctattc
This window of the Macrobrachium nipponense isolate FS-2020 chromosome 5, ASM1510439v2, whole genome shotgun sequence genome carries:
- the LOC135215722 gene encoding ATP-dependent DNA helicase pif1-like produces the protein MGFHPGKVETYVREPGNPWEPGLPKFLLPPSEGFKRLQFPARLAFAMTINEAQGQSLRVAGINLEQPCFSHGQLYVACSRVGSPERLFIFSSEGKTKNIVVYQKALL